One Nicotiana tabacum cultivar K326 chromosome 23, ASM71507v2, whole genome shotgun sequence genomic window, CAGGGAGACGTTACGGCCTGAACGGGTTGTGAATGTATCATCTCTGCTCTCCAACTGACCGGCAACCAACGCAAAAAGATAACAGGGCTTCTTGAAAGGATCCTCCCAAACAGTAAAATGTTTTCCTCCCTGCAAAAAAAAAAGTGAGAAGAATAATTTGGAGTGGCATAAGGGTTACAATAAAACAACTTTCAGCAAAAAGTACAGCACGATCCAAATGTACCTCTAGATCTCCTTGCTCTATAAGGTTTCCGTTTGACAACAATACAGGGTACAAGGATTTGTCTGCCTCTATGCGACAGGTGTATTTAGCCATAATGTCAGGGCGATCCTAATGGTAGAAACGATCTCCATTAGCAAGCATTCAAGGAAAGACGATAACAGCCTAGAGGACAAAAAATGGCATACCTGATAGAATGTAATTTTACGGAAACCTTCAGCCTCACATTGGGTACAGAAATTCCCTGATGACTTGTAAAGCCCCTGAAGTAAATACGATAATGTCAATATTCTAAGCATAGAAACCATTCATAGTGTTACTGAAATTTGAAATGCAAGAAAAGATTGCAAATAAGACAAAATCCTGCCCTCCTATGTCACCTCTAAGGATGTGTTCTTCTGAGGATATATTTCTGTCACAATCTCTAAGGTGAATTTGCTACTTGGAGGAGATTTAAGAGTCAGGTGGCGCGAGTCCAAGTGGAAATCTTCTTCCTGAAGCATATTAAGTGTATCATTTATGAGCAAAAGTAACATCAGCTGAAATATGTGTAATAAAAATCTATGTACATCTTCGGACATTGTACGAGCACGACTTTGATAAATACCTTCAATGGATTGCCATTGATCTTTATCGATTGCAACTTTAAATCTTGCCCATTTAGCACAAGTGGGAAAGACTGACCTGTTCAAGATAAATTAGCaacaaaatgtgagttctggaaTAAATACAACTATTGGAAAACTTGAGAAGCTTCAATCAGCCAAAAGCATCTATCATTTAGTTCAAGTATATCAACCCAACAAAACGTGGAAAAAATGTATTatggataaaaaataaacaaatccaAAGGGGTAACAAGATTTACCTTCAACTCTGGGGCTGACAGCAATTTTGGAAGCAACGAACGTACTTTCCTCACCCAGTGAGAATTTCAGATCCACCTAATAGTTATTTGATTTAGTCTCATAAAACAAGGAGAAAAATCCAGACCTTTACCAAGATTAAGGTCAAGATCAAGGGATATACCGTGTCAAAATAGTAGTCAGGTTGTTTGTAATCCTTCAAAAAGATTTCCTTTGGAGCTGCCATCTTGGTTTCTTCTACTTCTTTTGGCAGAGGTTCAGTTGCGACTGAACAGATTAATCTCCGGTCAGTTCTTCTCGGTTGCTGGGAAACATCCACAACATACAAAAGAAACGTCAGCATAGAAAAGCATTGTTGCCAAAATAGGCTAGTAAGTTTAAAATCAGGACATAATAGCTTACAACCAATGGAAAGCGTGGGATTTGACACCTCCTCCAATGCGTAACCTAGTTGCAAAAAGCACAAAGACTGAATataggaaaagagaaaaaaatgcaCTAAACAAAGCAAGACAATGCATTAAAAACCAAAAGCAAATGAGGAATGCAATTTGCACGAGCCAGTCAAGAAAATATTCACAAACCTCCGAACTGATGTATTGTTTATATCTACAGATATTCCTCGAGCGCACAACTGAAGCAACACGGCAACTTGCCTGAAACTACAGAGAAAGAATGGAAAATAATTCTTCAGGCGACAACAAGTAATTAAATGCTAAGTATCTTACATTAACTAAATACACGTCAAAAGCAGCATTAGCACATCAAAGAAGCAAGACAGAGAATCAAACACCTAAAGAAAGTCCAaagattaaaataattattacaaGTGTGGGCAAAATACTAGAACCAAATATAAGTACTTCATATCAAGCCAGAAACCTAAAAGGATAAGCTTTTCCTAGTGCCAAAGAATCAGTACATCTCAACGGACGTAGTTGGAAAACAGCAAAATTGATAAAGCTGGAAGTATTACTTGTTCAGTTAGTACAAAACAtgacaaagaaaaagaacaaaatataCACACCACCCCTACTTGACTCTCAAATAGAACCTCTAATACCACTTTCAAGTTTTGTATTATTTGCTTATACAATGAAGAAAAGGGAGTTGGATAATCACAGGAGCATTGGAGATCAAACCCAAGAGACATGTCTTCGATAAACTTGAAGGCTTGCACGGTAGAACCAACCGAGCCATCGGCAAACCACACAACTCCTAAGTAGTAATCTactattgataataataataatagttagTTCAATaatcaaaattcacaaaatttccCCATAAAGTTTAAATCTTTACAGGCAAACCCAGCTAGTTCAGTAATCAAtattaccaaaagaaaaaaatcccTATAAAGGTCCAATCTTTATAGAATATAAAGCAACCCCAGTTAAAAATTACTTATAAATTCAATCTTTACAAAATATAAGGCAACCCCAGGTAAAAATTACTTATAAAGATTCAATCTTCACAAATAACAAGGCAAACCCAGGTGGTTTAAATTTGGACAGCAAACAAAAAACCCTTCAAATCAAGAAAAGACTACTAATACCCTAGTGAAATATGAGAAGAAATGGCTCTTAAAAGAGGTGGGAGATATATGGATAATCTAAGAATATGGACaagaaaaaacaataaaaaggaCATTTAAAATTAGAGATATTACCAGAAATTAATCAAAAAAGATTATTCAAAATTAAGCATTAATAGTTTACCTTTGTTGATGATCCAAAAAGGGTCGATCAGCAGAGCAAGAACACCAAAGAATTACTGTGTTAAAAGATATATTGGTAAAGATATTTGTGATCTGTGAAGTGACATATGCAAATTCACATAGGAGTACTGTCGTTTTATAGTGGAGTACTAGGTATTTTCAGTAAAATTCaggtttttttgtttttcaagaaaaaggTCCCATTGGTCAGCTAATTATAATAGGATTGGTTCTTTTTTGCGGTTGgttttttggttttaaaaaaaaGCCTTTTTTGGCAGGAAACTAGTGAGCAAAACTAATTaggttttgaagaagaaaaaaactgcAAGTTACACACTCGGCCAAAAATAGTTATATTTACCTGAATATATTTATTATACGCCAGTTTCTACGAATGTGTGTTGCATGTTAATACCATGTCAATTGAAAACATACGTAAAAAGAAAGAATTATTGTAAAACGTAGTTTGTATTTACATTAATGATTGACAAATGTGTTGAATCAAAAATGTTTTGTAAAGTATTATAAGTTGAGAAAGAATAATTAGGTGATAAGCTAAATTTGAAGACATTTACAAATTAACCAACAACCTAATCATAAGAAATTTTGGTCATTAAAATCATTGCAAATTTTGTTTTTAGGCACTTCTCCGAAGAGTTACTATGTGAAAATTTAGAGAAAAAGCTCAAAACAATACGGTACCTTTGGAATTGGACTCAAAGTAATCCTATTTCTTTCGGGCAGAGCATTAATAGTCCacatattttgagaaaatggtgCATTTTAAGTCTCAAATCTAACCATTGTTAGTCTTCCAACAAAAACATCAGAATATGCACGTGATATTTCCTTCCAAACAAACAAACTCCTCTCTCTATCTTAAAACAAAATAGACGACATCTTCTTAGTATCATTGTAGGGGCATTTACAATATatagttttttaaattttgggaACAAACAGGTACTACTATTATGCATAATAGCTTGACAACATTTCAATCAACTCACAGTCCATTTTAATTAACTCAAAAGAAGTCACCTTATATGTGATAATATTCCGAACACTGAAATATTTTTGGCAATCACAACAAAGAAAACTTTATCTATAGCAGAAAATTCAAACAGCGCAGCACAGTagcatcccccccccccccaacaccaAAAAAGAAAAGCAGAACAGTAACAACGTCATTTGAAACACGAGCACTTGAAAATGCACCAGAATAGCACCGCATGAAACTACAATTCATTAGCAGTTCTACATCACCATTCACCAAATATCGGAAAGCAACACAATAGCAGCACCAAAGAAGCTGATAGCAAAACCTGAAAAATGCACAGATAAGCACTTGAAATAAGGATAGGCTACCATTAACATTAAACACATATTAGCACTAGAAAAAACTAATTTACCATCAATCCATTTAATTTTGTTGTGTTTGTTGAGAGTATATCCAACCAGAATATATTTCAACTGCTACTTCTTGTCCAACTTCTTCTGGTCATATTTCAACTTGCCCCCGCCTAATCTGAACCATGAATACATATATTCTATGTTAGTATAAGTTTATTTAATAAATACCTAATTATAATATAGTTCCAGATATAGTACAGGCAGTTTTTCACGGATTGAAGTAATCTCTGGTTGCACAATATTATATTTGCAAGTTCTTTTATTGTGGCCAGGCTTGTTGCATATACTACAGTCTAGAGACTGTTGCTTCCTTTTCATCCTTGTTCGACTTGCTCCAACCTcatcaacttcctttcttctcaCTTTTTGTTTTCTTCCTCTCTTATTCTTTCTTACCATCCTTGGAGGCCAAGGAGGAATTTTAGTTGATTCAGTCCACATTTGTGGCCCATTTATCGGAAGAATTGCATGTTCATAAATTCTTCTATACGTTTCTACCTTGTCGCAGTCATCCACATAGTCAAGAATGTCATCCTTCTTAGCCCAAATTGCTGCAATAGCATGCTTGCAAGGAATTCCCATGATACTCCATTTTCTACAGCTGCATGTTCGATTCTCCAAATCAATTGCCCAATTATCACGAATAGTAGCTCCTATAATCTCATAATTCCACTGATTTGATTTTCGAGGAATATATTCACCGGCTGCAATCTGATTTTTGTGTAATATGTCCTTAATATTTGGACAAACATCACCCAAACTCCATTTCTGCCCTTTCTCCCTATTAGCTAGCATTCTAGCCATGAACAGATACCGCAATTTCTCCAAAAGTGTCAAAATAGGCTTGTCTCTAGCATCAAGGATCATGCTATTAAACACTTCACACAAGTTATTAATAAAATATCACACTTGACATCTGAAGAAAAATGTGACCTTGACCATTCGCTAGGTTTTGTCATTGAGCCAAGCAACAATATTCGTATCTAACTCTGTCATCCGTAACATGCAAGCATCAAATTCTTCCATAGTAGCAGCCTTTGCAGCAGCccaaaatactttttttaatGTGAATCCACTAAAACCAGCTCTCTTAAAATTATTATGAAGGTGCCTCGCACAAAATCTATTGCTAACATGTGGTAAAACTTCATTAAAAACTTCAATAAGACCTTTTTGTTTGTCAGACATAAAGGTCAAACCACTCGCATCTATGTCTAAATCAGCTGCCAAATGGTTCAAAAATCATACCCATGTCTCTCTACTTTTTTTCTCAATAATGGCGTAGGCAATGGGAAATATGTTATTATTACCATCAATTCTGACTGCAGATAACAATTGTGTCCCATACATTGGACCTTTCAACCAACAACCATCCACACCTATTATCTTTCTACATCCAGCCTTATAACCTTGCTTACAAGCAGCAAAACATATGTATATTCTCTGAAATCTGTATGGCTTGTTTGGTACCTCATTATCAGTAAACTTCATGTGAATTGTACTGCCTGGATTTGTCCTATCAATTTCAATGCAATAATCCCACATCATTTTGTATTGATCCTTAATATCACCATCAATCAACGCAATAGCTTTCATCTTAGCTCTTTTAGCTTGAGATAAAGTCACTTTAGCTCGTAGATCTACACTCACCCTATCTCTGAACTCAAGTAAGCTCCAACCCCTGTTTGATTTAATTTCTTTGAGGTACTTTCTTGCAATGAAGGATGATGTTATTGTTCTATTTTTATAATTCCACTCCTTGCAAGTATATTTAGGTTTGTACTTCCTAATCTGAAGCGTCGTGTCCCTTTGCATTTTATATGCCATGATTTTCCATTCGCACTCCGGATGTATACAAACAGCCTTTAttctttctttattatttttcttccacTTGATATACTTTCCATTATTTATCTCATGAGTAGCTACTGCATTCTTAAAATCTTGCTTGCTTGCAAAAGTAATTTCCAGAGCTAAAATTGGCTTATCTCCATCTGTATGTGGGGTTGAAGTGAGGAAAATTGGATTCCTCAGTCTCGGAATCGCTATGCAAACTATTTGTGTCTGCATAATCAATACAGTCAGATTCTCTTTCTGGAGCAACCATCTTTCTCTTCACTTCGACACTAAGAATCTCGCTTTCATCTATAATACTTTCTGCAATTTTTTCATGTATATCAATAAGTAGATCATCAGACAAATCATCTTCGGAGTTACTAAAATCATCACTAGATAAATTTTTCCGCACAAATTGATGTTTGTCATTATCTCTAGCATTTGATTTATATACCGAATCCATATTTTCTATACTGAAATATGAGTCCAAGTGTTCGAAGTAAATCTCAATCACATTGTCATTCGGGATCATTCGGGATGTTTCTGCCAACTGCATATGCTTCATTATCTGTAGATACCAACCTCCATTTATTACCGAATTTTTCATACCTATACCAAGAAGTTATTGAATCCTTTGAATATCCACAAATTGCTGCCATGTTCTTGAACTCATCAAGGTTCATTTTTTCCACGTTACACATAATCAATATAGTCgatgttgcccccaacataatattTTTCTGGCATACGTTTCATAATTCCTCCATGGTATATTTTGATGCTGACAAATGATGCCTCGGCTATCGCTtctgaaataataaaaaatatattgtgatatttaaCAAAAATAATACATATTCAATAAGACTTTAACAATAGTACATATAGAAAACGTCTAGATTTTAGGcctcatatatatttttttaaacaatAACAAAGCCGCATAGGTATTTTTTCTGAACAAAGggttctctttacatattcagaAACATGCTTATTGTATAGAATTTATTTGTGGGAAGGGGTTcgataaaagtaaataaaaactCAACATAAATTGGAGTCGATTCTCTGCCACTGTAACTCCTTAAAGATATTATTGCTTCCACGGTGTTCTAGGGTTTTTTGGAAGATAAGAAACAAAGAAGAGAGAAACTTATTTGCAGTCTGATTGTTTCAAGAGGAGAAGCCCAAAGGATGTTTCAGCAATAAGAGTTTGAGTTTGGAGGGAAACATATAAGGCACACGTGATAACTTTTGTTCCGTTAGAAGACTAACGGTGGTTAGGTTTGGGACCTAAAATGTACCACTTTCTCAAAATATGTAGACTATTAATGCTCCACCCGAAAGAAATAGGATTACTTTGAGTCCAAGTCCAAAAGTACCAAACTATTTTGAGCTTTTTCTCGAAAATTTACGAACATATTTCGAGCATCATGAGTTTTATTGATGATTAATTCTTTATAAAATATCTTGTAATAGGTCATAGATTTTTTAGTCATGTGCTACCAATCAAAAGagacaaaaaatataaattttcttaTGACTGTTGCATCTATTCAAATAATTGAGGATGAAGATATATCCATATGTAACTTTAGGTTAAAGTTCTCTTACAAACAATATGGTGAATGGTCAATGCATTATATACATGCAAGTAAAAATTCTCTAATCCACCGAAAGCTCAACTTCTCCCCACATCTGCAAGGATGTGATTCTCATTAACAAACTATATTAAGTTCGATTGATTTGTATTGAAATATCACAAAATTTATAATCACATTCAAAAATACTAAACTTGTTTTTTCATCTAACTCGACGTTTCTGcatgtattcatattttaaaaATTCCCTTATTAGGAAATCTTCAACATTGTTGTCATCAATGTATTTAATGATCAATTATTATGGAAGAAGGGTCACATCACCTCTTAAAATTATTCGCTCTCCCTACTCGAAGTaataaatcacaaaaataatgaatatgttcttgattttatagTATTTGTTAGTTGAATCTTTTCAATCTGATGTCataaatatattttcataaaGTTTATATTTACTGTCTTTATTTTTGTTGAAGCACTTCTAGTACTTAATGGGAATCGCTTTAAGAATTCATTACTTTTCCACAAACGATTTATCAATATTCCCTCTTTGATTGGTAGAAAAATTCAACCAAAGCTTCTTATCTCCTTCCCTAAAAAAGTTATTCTTTCAGTGgaatttgatttggtattgacattagaaattattttaaaatttgggTTTAATCTATTTTTTGGTGAATAATTGTGATAACTCATATAAAAAACTATCTTTAGACTAATGTAATTCTTGAAGAATTATTTCGGTTTGCCTTTCATAGGCCAAAATATACTTTTAATTCGTATTAGTATATAATCATGAACATATAAGTGCATCTGAATTCAGTCTGTAAAATTAATTATAGTTCATCTAGCATTACTTATTAGTTTGTCTATCAACATCAATTGGCACCCGAATGTACTCATATTTCACGCCATTATTACAAAGTCTTGTGCAAAAAATAAGTGTTTAacattaacaaataaattataGAAACAAATAAGTTTCTTAGTTTAGTTGGATTATtaattcaaatgattaaaatcaACAATTTAGCATAAACTGTAATAAATTACTTAAGtaatgaagaatgaaaataatTACTATGAGCCAAGTGATATATTTTAACGGTGTAAAATAATTTTGCCATTTTATAGTTTAACTTATTATAATATGTTActgattttatttttaagttttctAAACAATAGTTATCTATTATTGCAAGTAAATTTACCTATCTAAAGTGATCGACGAAGGAATTCCTTCTTTCATATAATCATTAGTTTCATGGAAAAAGACACAAGATGATCTACCTTATGCATGGCTCGGCAAAGACGCTTTAATACCAATCAGAAGTCTAGGTTAGTTTTAAAGTCCTAATACTAAGTATTGTAGTCCTAATATTTGTAATTGAGATAGTAAACTTTTGTAAAATTCAAAGTTTAAGTGATGTTAAAGTTTCAACTGATTAAATTATAATAATCATCAAATTGAGAATAATATTGATGTTAAGTTGAAAAAAACCAATTGGTGAAGCTATAAAATTTAGTTATAATACACACATTGAATTTGGAGAGCATTGTCCGAAAAAAAGATCTTTGTTATTAGATATGTATTGCAATCAATATTTGCATTTACAATTAGTATCGCATCCCCATCTTTCTATTTGTCGTTGCTCTTTTACACACATTTGTTCATACACCTTTGAACTCACAAATATAGTTGTCGTCAATAGACCACCTTCTATAAACTTCAGTAGATTATCTGCTGATATGTTCTGTTAATCTATATTTAATTTCTTAATATGAGATATACGATTTTAGTATATCCCCATTAGCATGGGGATGAACGTATGTAGTGGTGGTGCATAGGGTTCATAGAGTATGTAATAATACTAATTAAAAACTATATATACGGTAATTTCTGGtgattgtaaataatgtcctTCTAAATAGTTTATTCTGATCTCAAATCCGACGCGCGAAAGCGCTCAGATTGCTTACCGGAGATTCAACATGTTGTCTTGAGGCTTAACTATGACCATCACTGTTAGATTTTGGAAGTCGGCTGTCTGAAGGATAAGAAATGAGAAAGATTAGGGTAAAAAATGGGTTAATAAGAGGTGACACGTGGCAAGGAGAGAAGATAGCTAATAAGAGATCAATGGCTTAGATAGTGTGTAAATCCAATGGGTGAGATATTAAAAGACAATTAGATCAAACGGTGCAGAAATTAGAAGCAGTTAGAGAGACTGGGCTGTTATAACAGAATTGGGTTGGCCCAACAGAATCAGTTTTGGACTTGTATTCACTCTTCCTTCTCAATCTCTCTCTTCGATCCTTCTCTTCTCTATTCTCTCTTCTCTCAtctctcttattctttttcttcctttcatGTTAAAGTCATCACTGGAGTTGCAGATTAATTCAATAGATTTGTAATTTCCATTGTAATTCAACAAAGTTGTAATAATCATTGTATTGAATTCTGAAATCAATAAAAGTCTACTCATTCATTTCTCAAATATTCTTATAGTTACATTTCCAAGTGGCAAGTCCATtacacttggtatcagagctatttTCTGGCCAAATTCACGATGACAGAAGCAGAAACAAGATCTAAATCTACAGATGAATCAGTCAAAAAGTTAGAAGCACAATTACAGAGTTACATGTTATCAAATGATTCGAGAATTGATGAATTAGGTAACAAAAATCGACAAGCTATTGGAGAAAGAGATCTCTCCACAAGGAGGAATTCTGGGAAGTGCACCAACTGAAGTAATGCAGATTATGGGGTCTGGTAATCGCACATGAGCTGGGGAAAATGATGAATCTTCATTGGGTCGATCACAAGGGAATTTCTCTCATTCAATGTGGGAAATTCCATATTTTGAGGGAGTAAATCCATGTGCCTGGTTGCACAAATGCGAGAGATACTTCCAGTACAATCGCATAACAGATCCACATCAGACACTGGAGGAAGCTGTTCTTCACCTCAATGGTAAGGCTGAATCTTGGTTCTTTTCCTATCATGTTAGCAAGGGCATAGTTAGATGGATATATTTTACCACAGAAATCCGTAACAGATTTGAAGGTGCAGCTAACAGTAAGTTGAACCTATACTTGGAAGAATTTGAAGACTTGAAAGCTTGGGTGTTAATCAGAAATCCAACTATACCAGAGGAATTCTTCTTAGAGTTTTTCTTGAAGGACTTAAGGAGGAAATTAGATACTTTATTAAAATGTTAGACCCATATTCATTCAGTAAGGTTGTGGAGAAGGCTAGACATCAAGAGAACTTAATAGAATCCTtgaacaaaaaggaaaaagtgCAGAGAAATAGGAGTCCAGCTACAAATTACCCTTCTCAGACCACTAGAGTCCCCAATAACTGAGTGAGTAGTCAAGGTAATAAGTTGTTTGAAATGAGGAGGGCCCAAGGACTCTGCTACAAATGTGGAGAAAAATATCACCCAGGACACCAATGCAAACAAACGCAGTTAAATGCTATCTCTGCTACCACTGATCAAGATGCAAATGAGCCGTGGGAAGCATGGGTTGAAGAAACAGACCCATACTCACAAGAAGAAGAAGTTTCGGTGTCGGCATCTTTTCCTACTTCTAACTGTTCTCCTAACCGGGCGACTGTCGGTTTTTTACTAGGTGGCCGATGTCTTTGATGTTTTGGTTTTCGCAGGAAAGGGTAAGGGTTCGTTGATGAGGCAATCGGTCTAAATGCCTTATCAGGTACTGAGGTTCCTAACACTATTAAATTGAGAGGTGAATCTAAGAAGAATAGCATGTCTATCTTGTTAGACTCAGGTAGTACACACAGTTTTTTAGATATAGATACTGCCAAAAAAATGGGGTGTGCAATCAAAGAATCCTCTCCTATGAGGGTTACTGTGGCCAATGGGAATCATGTGATGAGTTATCACACTTTTTCCACCTTTAAATGGAGGATTCAGGGAGTAGAGTTTGAAGATTTAGTGAGGTCGATTAGATTGGGAGGGAATGAAATGATTCTGGGAGGTGACTGGATGAAAAAACATAATCCCGTACTCCTAAATTTTATAGAATACAAGGTTGAAGTTACTCACAAAGAAAAAATGGTGGAATTAAAGGGTATTTACAGTCAAGGGGAGCTAAAACGTATGTCTACTTATGGAGTGAAACAGTTACTGAAGAAAGGGAAGAAAGTCTAGGCTCACCTGTTTACTATTTCAGCTGCAGAAGAGCAAAATGAAGGAGAAATACTTGCAGAAATCAGCACAGTCCTCCATCAGTTTGCTGAGCCTACTTCCCTGAGCCTACTTCCCTGCCTCCTAGGAGAAATCATGATCACCACATTCCCCTGAAATCAGATGCAAATCCAGTCAGCATAAGGCCATACATGTataatatttttcagaaaaatgAGATAGAAAAGCAGGTCAATGAAATGTTGCATAATGGCCTAATACAACCCAGTCATTCCCCTTTCTCTTCCCCTGTACTATTGgttaagaagaaagatggaagTTGGAGGTTTTGTATTGATTATAGAGAATTGAACAGCATGACTATTAAAGACAAATTTTCAATTCCTCCAGTGGATGACCTAATGGATGAGCTGTGTGGATCAAGTGTATATTCTAAGATTGACTTAAGGGCAAGTTATCACCAAATTAGAATGGGGGAGGGTGATATCTATAAAACTGCATTTAGAACTCACTTAGGTCATTATGAGTTTAGAGTCATGCCCTTTGGCTTGACCAATGCACATGCCACCTTTCAATCCTTAATGAATCATGTATTTCAACCATATTTGAGAAAGTTTATCTTAGTATTTTTTGATGACATATTAGTCTACAGTCCTTCTATGGCATCTCATGCCACTCATCTCAGAAAGGTGTTGGAAACATTAAGAACTGAACAACTCTTCGCTAAGCTGTCCAAATGTTCCTTTGGACAACCTAAGGTGGACTACCTGGGCCACATCATCATTGGTGAAGGGGTGTCAACTGATCTTTCTAAAATTGAAGCTATGTCCAAGTAGACTATTCCTAAATCAGTTAAGGCCCTAAGCGGTTTCCTAGGCCTGACAGGATACTATAGGAGATTTATCAAGTCATTAGCAAGCCCCTAACAAACTTGCTGAGAAAAACTGCCTTCCAGTGGATCTCAGAAGCTGAACAAGCATTCTTACAGATTAAGGAAGCCATGACAACAGCTCCTGTACTGGCATTAGCAGACTTCACAAAAACTTTCATCATTGAAACTGATGCTTGTGATAAGGGTAtgggtgcagtattaatgcaagaagGCAAACTCATTGCCTTCTTTAGTAAAGCATTAGCCCCTAGACACATGGGGTTATCAACTTATGAGAAGGAGTACATGGTTGTACTATTTGCTGTTGACAGGTGGAGACACTACTTATAAGGGAGTCATTTTATTATCAGAACTTATCACCACAGTCTGAAATATTTGTTGGAACAAAgagatttttaatatatttaacttatattaaaagaattaagtacttttaaattttattttcatagtttacttaaataaaataaaaagatttaattattgtctgtaataacaaatttttaagattatttatttacttataatattaactattaagtaaatctattcacgtccttattcgtaatttgatactttaAAACACTTTcggaaaagcttggccaaacacaaattattgctcaaaagtaattttcagagtgattagccaaacacaaggGTCTAACCAAGTTACTAGGGTTGGACTATGAGATACAGTACAAAAAGGGGGTTGAAAATAGAGTAGCAGATACATTGTCCAGAAGACAGAGGAAGCATGTGAACTCTATGCTATTTCTACTGTAGAACCTACATGGATGAAAGAGATAGAGATGAGCTATGAGCATGATCCGGTGGCCTCACAACTCATAACTAAGCTGATTACAATACCTGGGGCCAAGCCTAAATACACTTTAACTCAAAAAGTTATCAGGTTTGAGGAGAAGATTTTTGTAGGCAGGGGAGCTGACTTGAGGCTTAAGAACTTTGAGGCCTTACATTT contains:
- the LOC107782209 gene encoding uncharacterized protein LOC107782209; the encoded protein is MKHMQLAETSRMIPNDNVIEIYFEHLDSYFSIENMDSVYKSNARDNDKHQFVRKNLSSDDFSNSEDDLSDDLLIDIHEKIAESIIDESEILSVEVKRKMVAPERESDYGDKPILALEITFASKQDFKNAVATHEINNGKYIKWKKNNKERIKAVCIHPECEWKIMAYKMQRDTTLQIRKYKPKYTCKEWNYKNRTITSSFIARKYLKEIKSNRGWSLLEFRDRVSVDLRAKVTLSQAKRAKMKAIALIDGDIKDQYKMMWDYCIEIDRTNPGSTIHMKFTDNEVPNKPYRFQRIYICFAACKQGYKAGCRKIIGVDGCWLKGPMYGTQLLSAVRIDADLDIDASGLTFMSDKQKGLIEVFNEVLPHVSNRFCARHLHNNFKRAGFSGFTLKKVFWAAAKAATMEEFDACMLRMTDMILDARDKPILTLLEKLRYLFMARMLANREKGQKWSLGDVCPNIKDILHKNQIAAGEYIPRKSNQWNYEIIGATIRDNWAIDLENRTCSCRKWSIMGIPCKHAIAAIWAKKDDILDYVDDCDKVETYRRIYEHAILPINGPQMWTESTKIPPWPPRMVRKNKRGRKQKVRRKEVDEVGASRTRMKRKQQSLDCFAISFFGAAIVLLSDIW